A genomic region of Sander vitreus isolate 19-12246 chromosome 11, sanVit1, whole genome shotgun sequence contains the following coding sequences:
- the hnrnpa3 gene encoding heterogeneous nuclear ribonucleoprotein A3, giving the protein MEDREAKEPEQLRKLFIGGLSFETTEESLRAHFEQWGTLTDCVVMRDPNNKRSRGFGFVTYAAVEEVDEAMKARPHKVDGRVVEPKRAVSREDSNKPGAHLTVKKIFVGGIKEDTEEYHIREHFEKYGKIECIDIMEERSTGKKRGFCFVSFDDHDTVDKIVAQKFHTINFHNCEVRKALSKQEMSAISTTRGRSGGSGNFMGRGSNFGGGGNFGRGGYGGGRGGYGDDFDNGPGGNYGGGPGYGGGRGGYGGGGGGGPGYGNQGGGFGGSCDGGYGGNDGGYGGGGNYNDFGNYGGQQSNYGPMKGNNFGGRNSGGPYGGGYSSGGGGGGGYGSRRY; this is encoded by the exons ATGGAG GACCGTGAAGCTAAAGAACCCGAGCAGCTCAGAAAGCTGTTTATTGGAGGTCTGAGCTTTGAAACCACGGAGGAGAGTTTACGGGCCCATTTTGAACAATGGGGAACTCTTACGGACTGTGTG GTGATGAGGGACCCCAACAACAAGAGATCAAGAGGGTTTGGCTTTGTGACATACGCTGCTGTAGAGGAAGTCGACGAAGCCATGAAAGCAAGGCCTCATAAAGTTGATGGCCGAGTTGTTGAACCCAAGAGGGCAGTGTCCAGAGAG GACTCCAATAAACCAGGCGCCCATCTGACGGTGAAGAAGATCTTTGTTGGTGGTATTAAGGAGGACACTGAGGAGTACCACATTCGGGAGCATTTTGAGAAATATGGAAAGATTGAGTGCATTGACATCATGGAGGAACGCTCCACTGGGAAGAAGAGAGGATTCTGCTTTGTCTCCTTTGATGATCATGACACTGTAGACAAAATTGTTG CCCAGAAATTCCACACAATCAACTTCCACAATTGTGAGGTCAGAAAAGCTCTCTCAAAACAGGAAATGAGTGCTATATCCACTACCAGGG GCAGGAGTGGAGGATCTGGAAACTTCATGGGGAGAGGTAGTAATTTCGGAGGTGGTGGCAACTTCGGTCGAG GTGGCTATGGTGGAGGACGAGGCGGTTATGGCGATGATTTTGACAATG GTCCAGGAGGAAATTATGGTGGAGGACCAGGTTATGGAGGGGGTCGAGGGGGCtatggaggtggtggtggtggtggtccAGGGTATGGCAACCAGGGTGGTGGATTTGGTGGCAGCTGTGATGGAGGTTACGGAGGCAATGacggag GATATGGAGGAGGTGGAAATTACAACGACTTTGGAAATTATGGTGGACAGCAGTCCAACTATGGGCCCATGAAGGGAAACAACTTTGGGGGTAGAAACTCTGGTGGACCCTATGGCG GTGGCTACAGCTCTGGTGGTGGTGGCGGAGGTGGCTATGGCTCACGGCGATAttaa
- the nfe2l2a gene encoding nuclear factor erythroid 2-related factor 2a, whose amino-acid sequence MIMEMEVMHSVQQDMELIDILWKQDIDLGARREVYDYNHRQKEHELRRQRELEEEKRQHLVLEQEKALLAQLELDEETGEYIPRPPPSAPLQSAVAPLEVTQNVSFTEENGDAMSFDECLQLLAETFPVEETENTSVCLDTTVVSAPIMPPERPALPLATLSPGSLLPTPSTPSTPPPPPPQRMSLDLEQAWMELLSLPELQQCLSMQMEDTLETTTYPLPNSPEEQDPNYTFYPMTNLTDREPNSLNVCPAEFMNTFDVSVPSIVPPDNLSPMKAKAPQLNDKFPAESFCDIFYPNAILEESSGQHGLEGNESNAMSDIPNKLPFTPVDIYSLSARDAFDKSKENLTAELPDSDSGISSNISPNASSPGKSLYGDESFGYSDSDMEEMDHNPGSVESDYSEMFLLNFQPDDLQRAIPLSAQMGQPQQQQEKKPKQHKTDPAEENGHNNAPFTKDKQKKRSEVRLSRDGQRAKALKIPFTVDMIINLPVDDFNEMMSKHQLNEAQLALVRDIRRRGKNKVAAQNCRKRKMENIVGLESNLDSLKDEKARLLEEKSQNITNLKEMKQQLNSLYLEVFSMLRDEKGNSYSPSDYSLQQSTDGNVFLVPRIKKTFIKSEDSVLSPL is encoded by the exons GACATGGAGCTGATTGACATACTGTGGAAGCAGGACATTGATCTCGGCGCCAGGCGTGAAGTTTATGACTACAACCATCGTCAGAAAGAACATGAGCTGCGGAGGCAGCGGGAGctggaagaagagaagaggCAGCATCTGGTCCTGGAGCAGGAGAAGGCCCTGCTGGCACAGCTAGAGCTCGACGAGGAAACGGGAGAGTACATACCGCGCCCACCACCCAGCGCCCCACTGCAGTCGGCTGTCGCACCTCTAGAGGTTACACAG AATGTCAGCTTCACAGAAGAGAACGGTGATGCCATGTCATTTGATGAATGTTTGCAACTTCTGGCAGAGACGTTTCCTGTAGAGGAAACTGAG AACACCTCAGTTTGCCTGGACACAACTGTTGTTTCAGCACCCATAATGCCCCCTGAGCGGCCAGCTCTGCCACTGGCCACCCTCTCCCCAGGTTCACTACTACCAACACCATCAACACcatcaacaccaccaccaccaccaccacagagGATGTCCCTAGATTTGGAGCAGGCCTGGATGGAGCTTTTGTCCCTCCCTGAGCTGCAG CAATGCCTGAGCATGCAAATGGAGGACACACTTGAGACCACAACTTATCCTCTTCCAAACAGCCCTGAAGAGCAGGATCCAAACTACACTTTTTACCCCATGACCAATCTCACAGACAGGGAACcaaacagtttaaatgtttgtcCTGCAGAGTTTATGAATACATTTGATGTCTCTGTTCCCAGTATAGTCCCACCAGACAATCTCAGCCCGATGAAGGCAAAGGCTCCTCAGTTAAATGATAAATTCCCTGCAGAAAGTTTCTGTGACATATTTTATCCCAATGCCATTCTTGAAGAGAGCAGTGGTCAACATGGCCTTGAAGGAAATGAAAGTAACGCCATGTCAGATATCCCAAACAAGCTTCCTTTCACACCAGTGGACATTTACAGCCTCTCAGCTAGAGATGCATTTGACAAAAGCAAAGAGAATCTGACAGCAGAATTGCCAGACTCAGATTCAGGAATCTCTTCAAACATAAGTCCAAACGCTAGTTCACCTGGGAAGTCTTTGTATGGAGATGAGTCCTTTGGTTACAGCGATTCAGACATGGAAGAGATGGACCACAATCCTGGAAGTGTAGAATCTGACTACTCAGAGATGTTCTTACTCAATTTCCAACCTGATGATCTTCAGCGGGCAATTCCTTTATCTGCACAAATGGGGCAGCCACAACAGCAGCAGGAAAAGAAACCCAAACAACACAAGACGGACCCGGCTGAGGAGAACGGCCACAACAACGCCCCCTTCACCAAAGACAAGCAGAAGAAACGCTCGGAAGTGCGTCTCTCCAGAGACGGGCAGAGGGCTAAGGCCCTCAAAATCCCTTTCACTGTTGACATGATTATCAATCTGCCTGTTGATGACTTCAATGAGATGATGTCGAAGCACCAACTGAACGAGGCCCAGCTGGCCCTGGTCCGAGACATACGCCGCCGCGGCAAGAACAAGGTAGCTGCCCAGAACTGCCGAAAACGCAAGATGGAGAACATAGTGGGTCTGGAGAGCAACCTGGACTCACTGAAGGATGAGAAGGCACGTCTGCTGGAGGAGAAGAGCCAAAACATCACAAACCTGAAGGAAATGAAGCAGCAACTCAACAGCTTGTACCTGGAGGTCTTCAGCATGTTGAGAGATGAGAAGGGCAATTCCTACTCCCCCTCCGACTACTCCCTCCAGCAGTCAACTGACGGCAATGTCTTCTTAGTTCCTCGCATCAAAAAGACTTTCATCAAGAGCGAAGACAGTGTCTTATCTCCTTTGTAA